The Elaeis guineensis isolate ETL-2024a chromosome 14, EG11, whole genome shotgun sequence genome has a segment encoding these proteins:
- the LOC105057872 gene encoding major pollen allergen Ole e 10, with translation MARKVEPYTSFLALSFALLLLSLAAGGAVASPQGQKTWCVAKPSSDEATLTANVNYACSQVDCKVLQKGNPCFYPDNLMSHASVAMNLYYQARGRNYWNCHFKNSGLVTITDPSFESCNYVYY, from the exons atgGCAAGAAAAGTAGAGCCATACACTTCTTTCTTAGCTCTCTCATTCGCTCTGTTACTGCTTTCCCTTGCCGCAG GGGGAGCAGTTGCATCACCACAGGGACAG AAAACTTGGTGCGTGGCCAAACCTTCATCAGATGAAGCTACTCTGACTGCAAACGTAAACTATGCTTGCTCTCAGGTGGATTGCAAGGTACTGCAAAAGGGTAATCCTTGTTTTTACCCAGACAACCTCATGTCTCATGCTTCAGTTGCCATGAACCTCTACTACCAAGCCCGAGGCCGGAACTACTGGAACTGCCACTTCAAGAACTCAGGGCTCGTCACAATAACAGATCCAA GTTTTGAAAGCTGCAATTATGTCTATTATTGA